A window from Pangasianodon hypophthalmus isolate fPanHyp1 chromosome 16, fPanHyp1.pri, whole genome shotgun sequence encodes these proteins:
- the LOC113530599 gene encoding keratin, type I cytoskeletal 18 → MSTLQSYSVRSSGPLAQVSIQRSSVVPAFRAASIYGGAGGKGTRISSASYSGVQSGLGSSSLSSSFQVSASGATGEIMGNEKMAMQNLNDRLASYLDKVRTLEKANSKLEVQIREALEKRGPDVRDYSRYQAILDDLRKKVFDATVDNARLVLQIDNARLAADDFRVKYEAELSIRQSVEADIVGLRKVIDDTNIGRMNLESEIEALKEELIHLKKNHENEVMDLRNQIAQSGVQVDVDAPKGQDLAQIMGEIRAKYEKMAQKNQEELKAWHESQIQEVQVQVTQNTEALQSARTEVNDLRRQIQTLEIELESQKSLKASLEGTLRDTEMRYNMEIENLNSVILQLEAELMHLRNNIQQQTQEYEALLNMKMKLEAEIATYRRLLDGENFKLEDAVDEQKKVKVMTVTQTLVDGKVVSSTTETKERKL, encoded by the exons ATGAGCACGCTGCAAAGCTATTCTGTGCGTTCGTCTGGGCCCCTGGCTCAGGTGTCCATCCAGCGCAGCTCTGTGGTGCCCGCTTTCCGGGCAGCCAGCATCTATGGTGGAGCTGGTGGCAAGGGCACTCGTATCTCCTCAGCCTCCTATAGTGGTGTGCAGAGTGGGCTGGGATCTTCTTCCCTGTCCAGCTCTTTCCAAGTAAGTGCCTCTGGGGCCACAGGAGAGATCATGGGCAACGAGAAGATGGCCATGCAGAACCTGAACGACCGTCTGGCCTCCTACCTGGATAAGGTTAGGACCCTGGAGAAGGCTAACAGCAAGCTGGAGGTGCAGATCCGAGAGGCTCTGGAGAAGCGAGGCCCTGATGTACGTGATTACAGCCGCTATCAAGCCATCCTGGATGACCTGCGCAAAAAG GTCTTTGATGCTACTGTGGATAATGCCCGACTTGTGCTCCAGATCGACAATGCTCGCCTGGCAGCTGATGACTTCAGAGTGAA gtaTGAGGCTGAGCTGTCCATCCGGCAGTCAGTGGAGGCTGATATTGTTGGTCTGAGGAAGGTCATCGATGATACCAACATAGGTCGCATGAACCTGGAGAGTGAGATTGAGGCCCTCAAGGAggagctcatccacctcaagaagAACCATGAAAAT GAGGTAATGGACCTGAGAAACCAGATTGCTCAGTCAGGAGTGCAGGTGGATGTTGATGCTCCTAAGGGACAGGATCTGGCTCAGATCATGGGGGAGATCAGAGCCAAGTACGAGAAGATGGCCCAAAAGAACCAGGAGGAACTCAAAGCCTGGCACGAGTCACAG ATCCAAGAAGTACAGGTACAAGTCACACAGAACACAGAGGCCCTGCAGAGTGCACGAACAGAAGTCAACGACCTCCGCAGACAGATTCAGACACTAGAGATCGAGTTGGAGTCACAAAAGAGTCTG AAAGCTTCGCTGGAAGGCACACTGCGGGACACGGAGATGCGGTACAACATGGAAATCGAGAATCTGAATTCCGTCATCCTGCAGTTGGAGGCTGAGTTGATGCATCTGCGCAACAACATCCAGCAGCAGACACAGGAGTACGAAGCTCTTCTCAACATGAAGATGAAGTTGGAGGCTGAGATTGCCACCTACAGAAGACTTCTGGATGGCGAAAACTTCAA GCTCGAGGATGCTGTTGATGAACAGAAAAAGGTTAAAGTGATGACCGTCACACAGACCCTTGTGGATGGAAAAGTGGTGTCCTCAACCACAGAGACCAAGGAGAGGAAGTTGTAA